The proteins below come from a single Thermopolyspora flexuosa genomic window:
- a CDS encoding ATP-binding protein encodes MTRRPSGDSFRTWDLPPDLRAPAVARDLTRKTLADWGLDAVADDILLVVSELVTNAAVHGAPPIRLQLRLGPDCLYGSVVDHGGILPRRVNMQDDMTEHGRGLALISTITTSAGWKHTPAGATHVWFTYRLPRR; translated from the coding sequence ATGACGCGCCGTCCGTCAGGCGACTCCTTCCGTACCTGGGATCTGCCGCCCGACCTTCGTGCACCTGCCGTCGCCCGGGACCTAACCCGGAAGACCTTGGCCGACTGGGGCCTGGACGCCGTCGCGGACGACATCCTCCTCGTCGTCTCAGAGCTGGTCACCAACGCCGCCGTACACGGCGCGCCGCCCATCCGCCTCCAGCTACGGCTGGGGCCTGACTGTCTGTACGGCTCCGTCGTGGATCACGGCGGAATCTTGCCCCGCCGCGTGAACATGCAAGACGACATGACGGAGCACGGCCGCGGCCTGGCCCTAATCTCCACGATCACGACATCGGCGGGCTGGAAACACACCCCCGCAGGCGCAACACACGTGTGGTTCACCTACAGATTGCCGAGGCGATGA
- the fmdA gene encoding formamidase, translating to MPELIFPLDSTKSFTEQAKVGHNRWHPEIPPVATVKPGDSFRVHCREWFDGAIRNDDSAEDILNAPLNRVHALSGPFAVEGAEPGDLLIVDILDMGPIPDEDSGPLAGQGWGYTGIFAKKNGGGFLTDQFPDAYKAIWDFSGQTATSRHIPAVSFVGIPHIGLMGTAPSHELLAKWNARERALIETDPNRVPPLALPPEPDGAILGGVPESEFDRVAREAARTAPPRENGGNQDIKNLTIGTRVFYPVFVPGANLSLGDLHFSQGDGEITFCGAIEMGGFVDLHVDLIKGGMEKYHVGENTIFMPGRTAPQYSEWLAFSGVSVTLDGEQRYLDPYLSYQRACLHAINYLTTFGYTPEQAYLLLGAAPIEGRLSGVVDIPNACATVYIPTAIFDFDVRPGSGTPYRIPEGTNVPHASAG from the coding sequence GTGCCTGAACTGATCTTCCCGCTCGACTCGACCAAGAGCTTTACCGAACAGGCCAAGGTCGGTCACAACCGGTGGCATCCCGAGATCCCGCCGGTGGCCACGGTCAAGCCGGGCGACAGCTTCCGGGTGCACTGCCGGGAATGGTTCGACGGCGCGATCCGCAACGACGACTCCGCCGAGGACATCCTCAACGCCCCGCTCAACCGGGTGCACGCGCTCAGCGGCCCGTTCGCCGTCGAGGGCGCCGAACCGGGCGACCTGCTCATCGTGGACATCCTCGACATGGGCCCGATCCCCGACGAGGACAGCGGCCCGCTCGCCGGCCAGGGCTGGGGCTACACCGGCATCTTCGCCAAGAAGAACGGCGGCGGCTTCCTCACCGACCAGTTCCCTGACGCGTACAAGGCGATCTGGGACTTCTCCGGCCAGACGGCCACCTCGCGGCACATCCCCGCGGTGTCGTTCGTCGGCATCCCGCACATCGGCCTCATGGGCACCGCCCCGTCCCACGAGCTGCTCGCCAAGTGGAACGCCCGCGAGCGCGCCCTGATCGAGACCGACCCCAACCGGGTGCCCCCGCTCGCCCTCCCGCCCGAGCCGGACGGCGCCATCCTCGGCGGTGTCCCCGAGTCCGAGTTCGACCGCGTCGCCCGCGAGGCCGCCCGCACCGCGCCCCCGCGCGAGAACGGCGGCAACCAGGACATCAAGAACCTCACCATCGGCACCCGCGTCTTCTACCCGGTCTTCGTCCCCGGGGCGAACCTCTCCCTCGGCGACCTCCACTTCTCCCAGGGCGACGGCGAGATCACCTTCTGCGGCGCCATCGAGATGGGCGGCTTCGTCGACCTCCACGTCGACCTCATCAAGGGCGGCATGGAGAAGTACCACGTCGGCGAGAACACCATCTTCATGCCGGGCCGTACCGCGCCGCAGTACAGCGAGTGGCTCGCCTTCTCCGGCGTCTCCGTCACCCTCGACGGCGAGCAGCGCTACCTCGACCCGTACCTCTCCTACCAGCGCGCCTGCCTGCACGCGATCAACTACCTGACCACCTTCGGCTACACGCCCGAACAGGCCTACCTGCTCCTCGGCGCCGCCCCCATCGAGGGCCGCCTCTCCGGCGTCGTCGACATCCCGAACGCCTGCGCCACCGTCTACATCCCGACCGCCATCTTCGACTTCGACGTCCGCCCCGGCTCCGGCACGCCGTACCGCATCCCCGAGGGCACCAACGTCCCGCACGCGAGCGCCGGCTGA
- a CDS encoding FmdB family zinc ribbon protein translates to MAIYGYRCAQCADIEVAFPIGTAPATVSCPECGTTATRVFTPPMLSRTPAALSAAMQRAERSAHEPEVVTSLPPRRRAPARVATHPATRRLPRP, encoded by the coding sequence ATGGCGATATACGGCTATCGCTGCGCGCAGTGCGCCGACATCGAGGTCGCCTTTCCGATCGGGACCGCGCCCGCCACCGTCTCGTGCCCGGAGTGCGGCACGACCGCGACGCGGGTGTTCACCCCGCCGATGCTGAGCCGTACGCCCGCCGCCCTGTCGGCCGCGATGCAGCGCGCCGAACGCAGCGCCCACGAGCCCGAGGTCGTCACGTCCCTCCCGCCGCGCCGCCGGGCCCCGGCCCGGGTCGCCACCCATCCGGCCACGCGCCGTCTGCCGCGTCCGTGA